One Vidua chalybeata isolate OUT-0048 chromosome 13, bVidCha1 merged haplotype, whole genome shotgun sequence genomic window carries:
- the DUT gene encoding deoxyuridine 5'-triphosphate nucleotidohydrolase, mitochondrial has protein sequence MPASEAVPQPSPSKRQKGSGPGEVSARLRFTKLSENAFAPSRGSARAAGYDLYSAYDCVIPPMEKAVVKTDIQIALPSGCYGRVAPRSGLAAKHFIDVGAGVIDEDYRGNVGVVLFNFGKETFEVKKGDRIAQLICERIYYPELEEVEALDDTERGEGGFGSTGKN, from the exons ATGCCCGCCTCCGAGGCCGTGCCGCAGCCGTCtcccagcaagaggcagaagggCTCGGGGCCTGGAGAGGTCTCCGCACGGCTGCGCTTCACCAAGCTGTCCGAGAACGCCTTCGCCCCCTCCAGGGGCTCCGCGCGGGCTGCGGGCTACGATCTGTACAG TGCCTATGACTGTGTGATACCACCCATGGAAAAGGCTGTGGTGAAAACAGACATTCAAATAGCACTTCCTTCTGGATGCTATGGCCGAGTAG CACCACGTTCTGGTTTAGCTGCAAAACACTTCATAGATGTTGGAG CTGGTGTTATTGATGAGGATTACAGGGGAAATGTTGGCGTGGTACTGTTCAACTTTGGCAAGGAGACATTTGAAG TTAAAAAAGGGGATAGAATTGCCCAGCTCATCTGTGAACGCATTTATTATCCTGAGCTAGAAGAAGTTGAA GCTCTGGATGATACAGAACGTGGCGAAGGTGGCTTTGGCTCTACTGGAAAGAACTGA